One region of Trinickia violacea genomic DNA includes:
- a CDS encoding alpha/beta fold hydrolase, giving the protein MGWFEREGIRFAYEEFGLRTAPAIVFSHGFLMDGAMFQPNVAALSDVFRCIVWDQRGFGATGPTDRTFSYWDSARDLIGLLDHLEVDSASLVGMSQGGFLSMRAALLEPNRFRALALISTRSDRDDEPVKASFEQLKIEWARNGAANVASPMAAFLFGPDYRASAWTAKWLRMSRDHFERPVDALTTRDDITPRLESITHASMVFHGLDDAAISPSCGEALALGLPNCKGLVLVDGAGHTPNLTHPASVNPALREFLLRYGR; this is encoded by the coding sequence ATGGGATGGTTTGAACGCGAAGGAATTCGCTTCGCTTACGAGGAATTCGGGCTGCGCACCGCACCGGCGATCGTGTTCAGTCACGGCTTTCTGATGGACGGAGCGATGTTCCAGCCGAACGTTGCCGCACTCAGTGACGTGTTTCGATGCATCGTTTGGGACCAGCGCGGCTTCGGTGCGACCGGACCGACTGATCGCACCTTCAGCTACTGGGACTCCGCTCGGGATCTGATCGGTTTGCTCGATCATCTGGAGGTCGATTCGGCTTCGCTCGTCGGCATGTCGCAAGGCGGATTCCTGTCGATGCGAGCGGCGCTGCTCGAGCCCAATCGCTTTCGCGCGCTCGCGCTGATCTCGACCCGCAGCGATCGGGATGACGAGCCGGTGAAAGCGTCGTTCGAACAGCTGAAGATCGAATGGGCGCGCAATGGGGCGGCGAATGTGGCGTCGCCGATGGCTGCCTTCCTGTTCGGCCCGGACTATCGCGCATCGGCGTGGACCGCGAAATGGCTTCGAATGAGTCGCGACCATTTCGAGCGTCCGGTCGACGCGCTGACGACGCGAGACGATATCACGCCTCGACTTGAGAGCATTACGCACGCGTCGATGGTGTTTCATGGTCTGGACGATGCTGCGATCAGCCCGAGCTGCGGCGAGGCGCTCGCCTTGGGGCTGCCGAACTGCAAGGGGCTGGTGCTGGTGGACGGTGCGGGGCACACGCCCAATCTCACGCATCCCGCGAGCGTCAATCCGGCGTTGCGGGAGTTCTTGCTGCGCTACGGGCGTTGA